From the genome of Blautia pseudococcoides, one region includes:
- a CDS encoding GntR family transcriptional regulator, whose protein sequence is MQKESLKQQAYNAIKAKILNCEYAPNTFINEELLREEVSASRTPVRDAISRLEQEGLVKILPKKGIMVSDLSLSQINMIYETRLMLEPYAISHYGNRIEQDIYMNYYQDYQAYLKGRDLPYSYDDMDDLFHQMFMDATSNVYFLKTYELINSQIKRMRIMSGECSEKRREETIQEHLKITKCALKQDWDGAADAMKEHLHYSKNAIFDLLFKGNDWSL, encoded by the coding sequence ATGCAAAAAGAGAGTTTAAAACAACAGGCATATAATGCCATAAAAGCAAAAATATTAAATTGTGAATATGCACCGAATACTTTTATCAATGAAGAATTGCTGCGGGAGGAGGTGTCGGCCAGCAGGACGCCGGTGCGGGATGCCATCAGCAGACTGGAGCAGGAAGGCCTGGTGAAAATACTTCCCAAAAAAGGGATCATGGTTTCTGACTTGTCCCTGAGCCAGATCAATATGATATATGAGACAAGGCTTATGCTGGAGCCATATGCCATCTCCCACTATGGAAACCGGATAGAGCAGGATATCTATATGAATTATTATCAGGATTATCAGGCATATTTAAAAGGCAGGGATCTCCCTTATTCCTATGATGATATGGATGACCTTTTTCATCAGATGTTTATGGACGCTACCTCCAATGTTTATTTTTTGAAAACCTATGAGCTGATCAACAGCCAGATAAAACGAATGCGGATCATGAGCGGAGAATGTTCCGAAAAGCGCCGCGAAGAAACCATTCAGGAACATTTAAAGATCACAAAATGTGCGCTGAAACAGGATTGGGACGGCGCGGCTGACGCCATGAAAGAGCATCTGCATTATTCTAAGAATGCCATATTTGATTTATTGTTTAAAGGAAATGACTGGTCTTTATAA
- a CDS encoding nickel pincer cofactor-dependent isomerase, group 22, with product MRERPFVANLVSDQTIPKMFKVKQVFPRPKIQPEEIPQIIHTLLSGEKFSSKVKPGMHIAITAGSRGIANVALTTKCIADFVRSKGAYPFIVPAMGSHGGATADGQRAILEGYGITEDYVGCPIISSMEVKKIGVNEEGMDVFIDKNAAESDGIILGCRIKPHTAFRGPYESGIMKMMAIGLGKQHGAEVCHEAGFKNMAKYVPMFGRAIIKNAPILFAVPTIENAYDETCKITAVNAEEIIEKEPPLLQEAFANMPRILVDACDVLVVDQIGKNFSGDGMDPNITGTFCTPYATGGIKSQRVCVLDLSPETHGNGIGLGYSSATTKRVFNQLDLSSMYPNAITCTVLGGVRIPIVMESDKEAIQVCIRTCNEIDKKNPQVVRIPNSLHIEHIMLSESYYEEAKNNPNLIIESEPEYLPFDENGNLW from the coding sequence ATGAGAGAAAGGCCCTTTGTAGCAAACCTGGTCAGTGACCAAACAATACCTAAAATGTTTAAAGTAAAACAGGTATTTCCCCGGCCCAAAATCCAGCCGGAAGAAATCCCCCAAATAATACACACTCTGCTTTCCGGGGAAAAGTTCTCCTCCAAAGTAAAGCCGGGGATGCACATTGCCATCACCGCAGGTTCCCGCGGCATCGCAAATGTAGCGCTCACAACTAAATGCATTGCTGATTTTGTCAGATCAAAAGGCGCATATCCATTTATCGTACCTGCCATGGGCAGCCATGGAGGCGCCACTGCCGACGGCCAGCGGGCAATCTTAGAAGGCTATGGCATCACGGAAGACTATGTGGGGTGCCCTATTATTTCTTCCATGGAAGTCAAAAAAATAGGGGTGAACGAGGAAGGCATGGATGTATTCATTGATAAAAATGCCGCGGAATCCGATGGCATAATCTTAGGATGCCGCATCAAACCCCATACGGCTTTTCGCGGACCATACGAAAGCGGGATCATGAAAATGATGGCCATTGGTCTTGGAAAACAGCATGGAGCTGAAGTCTGCCACGAAGCGGGATTTAAAAACATGGCGAAATACGTCCCCATGTTCGGCCGCGCGATCATTAAAAATGCACCTATTTTATTTGCAGTTCCAACGATTGAAAATGCCTATGATGAAACCTGTAAGATCACAGCCGTAAATGCGGAGGAGATTATAGAAAAAGAACCGCCGCTTCTGCAGGAAGCCTTTGCAAACATGCCCAGGATCCTGGTTGATGCATGTGATGTATTAGTGGTTGACCAGATCGGAAAGAATTTCAGCGGAGACGGCATGGACCCTAACATTACCGGAACCTTCTGCACCCCATATGCAACAGGCGGAATCAAATCCCAGCGGGTATGCGTTTTGGATCTAAGCCCTGAAACACATGGAAACGGTATTGGTCTTGGATATTCCAGCGCTACCACCAAACGAGTATTCAACCAGCTGGATTTATCCTCCATGTACCCGAATGCGATCACATGCACCGTTTTAGGCGGTGTACGAATCCCCATTGTGATGGAGAGTGATAAGGAAGCGATCCAGGTCTGTATAAGAACCTGTAATGAGATTGATAAAAAGAATCCCCAGGTTGTACGGATTCCAAACAGCCTTCACATAGAACATATTATGCTGTCAGAGTCCTACTATGAAGAGGCCAAAAACAATCCGAACCTGATAATCGAAAGTGAACCGGAGTATCTTCCTTTTGATGAGAACGGAAACCTTTGGTAA
- a CDS encoding zinc-binding alcohol dehydrogenase family protein gives MKAMFIDNPGQVSIKELPMPVPKRGEALLKVLYGGICGSDLGSYRGTFAYFSYPRTPGHEFSAEIIEIEPNDRGLEKGMTVTCNPYFNCTQCYSCQRGLVNCCTTNQTMGVQREGAFAEYITMPIERIYDGKGLSPKTLALIEPFCISYHGVTRANTATGDKVLIIGAGTIGVLAAVAAKSLGAEVTICDVAPKKLAYAQETFGIDHILLNDDPDTFMDKIREATDGNGFDVAIEAVGLPSTFQNCIDAAAFGGRVVLIGVGKQNLDFNFTLIQKKELNILGSRNALKKDFLQLIDLVKEGRVDLDKIVTNTYKFDDAAAAFADFDQHAASMLKVIFEF, from the coding sequence ATGAAAGCAATGTTTATTGACAACCCCGGACAAGTCTCTATTAAAGAACTACCTATGCCGGTGCCCAAAAGGGGCGAAGCCCTGTTAAAAGTATTATACGGAGGCATATGCGGCAGCGATTTAGGTTCTTACCGCGGTACATTTGCCTATTTTTCTTACCCAAGAACCCCAGGCCACGAATTTTCTGCTGAGATCATAGAAATTGAGCCTAATGACAGAGGTCTGGAAAAGGGAATGACAGTAACCTGTAACCCATATTTCAACTGTACCCAATGCTACTCCTGTCAAAGAGGCCTGGTGAACTGCTGCACCACGAACCAGACTATGGGCGTTCAGAGAGAAGGTGCTTTCGCAGAATATATTACAATGCCAATTGAAAGAATATATGATGGCAAAGGCCTTTCTCCTAAAACACTGGCGCTGATCGAACCTTTCTGCATCAGTTACCATGGCGTGACGAGAGCAAATACAGCAACGGGCGATAAGGTTCTCATTATCGGAGCCGGCACGATCGGCGTTCTGGCGGCCGTGGCGGCAAAGTCCCTGGGCGCTGAGGTTACCATCTGTGACGTGGCCCCAAAAAAACTCGCATACGCACAGGAGACTTTCGGCATTGACCACATTTTATTAAACGATGATCCGGATACTTTTATGGACAAGATCAGGGAAGCCACAGATGGAAATGGATTTGACGTGGCAATTGAAGCGGTTGGTCTTCCATCTACGTTCCAGAACTGTATTGATGCCGCTGCCTTTGGCGGGCGTGTTGTCTTGATCGGTGTGGGGAAACAAAATCTGGATTTCAACTTTACTTTGATCCAGAAAAAAGAGCTTAACATTTTGGGTTCCAGAAATGCCCTGAAAAAAGATTTCTTACAGTTGATCGACCTTGTTAAAGAGGGAAGGGTTGACCTTGATAAAATTGTTACCAATACATACAAATTTGATGATGCAGCCGCTGCTTTTGCAGATTTTGATCAACATGCGGCTTCTATGTTAAAAGTCATTTTTGAATTCTAA
- a CDS encoding GntP family permease has protein sequence MSHSAWLFMSLIISMIVILFLILKVKLNAAISLVLGSILMGALSGISLVETIDGINVGFGNMLKGMGLPIGFGIILGELVSRSGGAQIIASKIVKAFPKTKAIYAIGLAAFILAIPVYFDVTFVILIPIGIALMKEINKSIAHIVGAITIGAAAAHTMVPPTPAPLAAGEIFGFDTGIMIAFGTVFGLIGVFLVIFIYTKFLDTKTAFWNPETDESSAGVHIDAQEDSSITPPSFGFALLPIFVPIILILLNTVTNSAMGDAQPSIFLFLGDKTVALLAGAIAAYLIGVKCMGKEKAEKAATDSLSSAGIVFLITGAGGAFSNIITITGVSDAIADIVSGFAHNVFIVLILSYLVGLLIKQVTGSGTVSALTSMTIMSGVAASIALPPVFVAMACLSGTLFGATVNDSGFWIVTNISGLSIKGGIKTYTVSEMLESVFFLILLLIAAGGYMIIF, from the coding sequence ATGTCACATTCCGCATGGTTATTTATGTCTTTGATCATTTCCATGATCGTTATTTTATTTTTAATTCTAAAGGTTAAATTGAACGCAGCCATTTCATTAGTATTGGGAAGTATTTTAATGGGCGCTTTATCCGGCATCTCCCTGGTTGAGACCATAGACGGTATAAACGTGGGCTTTGGCAATATGCTGAAAGGCATGGGACTTCCTATCGGTTTCGGCATTATTCTGGGTGAGCTTGTGAGCAGGTCTGGCGGCGCTCAGATTATTGCATCTAAAATCGTTAAAGCATTTCCAAAAACAAAAGCCATATATGCCATTGGTCTGGCTGCTTTTATTTTAGCCATACCGGTATATTTCGATGTAACATTTGTGATTCTGATTCCCATTGGCATTGCCCTGATGAAAGAGATCAATAAATCCATTGCACATATTGTGGGTGCTATCACGATCGGGGCGGCTGCGGCCCACACCATGGTGCCTCCTACACCAGCCCCTTTAGCTGCCGGTGAAATTTTTGGATTTGATACCGGTATCATGATCGCATTTGGCACGGTTTTCGGATTGATCGGCGTATTCCTTGTTATATTTATCTATACAAAATTTTTAGATACAAAGACCGCCTTCTGGAATCCTGAAACCGATGAATCTTCCGCAGGTGTCCATATTGACGCCCAGGAAGACAGTTCCATCACACCGCCGTCTTTTGGCTTTGCTTTGCTGCCTATTTTTGTACCCATTATTTTGATTCTTTTAAACACGGTTACAAACAGCGCCATGGGCGACGCACAGCCAAGTATTTTTCTCTTCTTAGGCGATAAAACAGTTGCCCTGTTAGCAGGCGCTATTGCCGCTTATCTGATCGGTGTAAAGTGCATGGGCAAAGAAAAGGCGGAAAAGGCTGCCACAGACTCGCTTTCTTCTGCGGGAATTGTATTCCTGATCACAGGTGCAGGCGGTGCCTTCTCTAACATTATTACAATTACAGGTGTCAGCGATGCCATTGCCGATATTGTAAGCGGATTTGCACATAATGTATTTATTGTTCTGATCTTGTCCTATCTGGTTGGTCTGCTGATCAAACAGGTGACCGGTTCCGGCACGGTATCTGCCCTTACCAGTATGACCATTATGTCCGGCGTAGCTGCCTCTATTGCACTGCCGCCTGTGTTTGTGGCAATGGCCTGTTTATCCGGAACCCTTTTCGGAGCAACGGTAAACGACAGCGGTTTCTGGATCGTAACAAATATCAGCGGACTGTCTATCAAAGGGGGGATAAAGACATATACCGTATCGGAAATGTTAGAATCCGTTTTCTTCCTTATTTTGCTATTGATCGCTGCCGGCGGATATATGATAATATTTTAA